One window of Microbacterium sp. Root61 genomic DNA carries:
- the gatB gene encoding Asp-tRNA(Asn)/Glu-tRNA(Gln) amidotransferase subunit GatB, with amino-acid sequence MAKDKLMDFDKALELFEPVLGFEVHVELNTKTKMFSAAPNSFGREPNTDLAPVDLGLPGSLPVVNGEAVKYSISLGLALGCSIAPSSRFARKNYFYPDMGKNYQISQYDEPIAFEGSVDVELADGTIVTVPIERAHMEEDAGKLTHVGGSTGRIQGAEHSLVDYNRAGVPLVEIVTKVIYGTEHRAPEIAKAYVQTIRDIVLSLGISDAKMERGNLRCDANVSLRPRGQEKLGTRTETKNVNSMRSVERAVRYEIQRQAAILAAGGTITQETRHWHEDTGTTSPGRPKSDADDYRYFPEPDLLPVVPSLELIEELRAALPEPPAVRRRRLKDAWGFTDLEFQDVANGGLLAEVEATVAAGASPAAARKWWTGELTRIANAQGREASDLVTPADVAALQGLVDAGALTDKLARQVLEGVAAGEGTPQEVVDARGLAVVSDDGALIAAIDEALVSQPDVLAKIRDGKVQAAGAVIGAVMKAMRGQADAARVRELVLERAAQL; translated from the coding sequence ATGGCGAAGGACAAGTTGATGGACTTCGACAAGGCCCTCGAGCTGTTCGAGCCGGTGCTCGGCTTCGAGGTCCACGTCGAACTCAACACGAAGACCAAGATGTTCTCGGCCGCGCCGAACTCGTTCGGTCGCGAGCCCAACACCGATCTCGCGCCGGTGGATCTGGGACTGCCCGGCTCGCTGCCGGTCGTCAACGGCGAGGCCGTGAAGTACTCGATCTCGCTCGGGCTCGCCCTCGGCTGCTCGATCGCGCCGTCGAGCCGCTTCGCCCGCAAGAACTACTTCTACCCCGACATGGGCAAGAACTACCAGATCAGCCAGTACGACGAGCCGATCGCCTTCGAGGGCTCGGTCGACGTGGAGCTGGCGGACGGCACGATCGTCACGGTGCCGATCGAGCGCGCGCACATGGAAGAGGATGCCGGCAAGCTCACGCACGTCGGTGGCTCGACCGGCCGCATCCAGGGTGCGGAGCACTCGCTGGTCGACTACAACCGCGCCGGCGTCCCGCTCGTCGAGATCGTCACCAAGGTGATCTACGGCACCGAGCACCGTGCGCCCGAGATCGCCAAGGCGTACGTGCAGACGATCCGCGACATCGTGCTCTCGCTCGGCATCTCCGACGCGAAGATGGAGCGCGGCAACCTGCGCTGCGACGCGAACGTCTCGCTGCGCCCGCGCGGCCAGGAGAAGCTCGGTACCCGCACCGAGACCAAGAACGTCAACTCGATGCGCTCCGTGGAGCGGGCCGTGCGCTACGAGATCCAGCGACAGGCGGCCATCCTCGCCGCCGGTGGCACGATCACGCAGGAGACGCGGCACTGGCACGAGGACACCGGCACGACCTCGCCGGGTCGCCCCAAGTCCGACGCCGATGACTACCGGTACTTCCCAGAGCCCGACCTGCTGCCCGTGGTGCCGTCGCTCGAGCTGATCGAAGAGCTGCGCGCCGCCCTTCCCGAGCCGCCGGCCGTGCGTCGTCGCCGCCTGAAGGACGCGTGGGGCTTCACCGACCTGGAGTTCCAGGACGTCGCCAACGGTGGACTGCTCGCCGAGGTGGAGGCCACGGTCGCCGCCGGCGCGTCGCCCGCCGCCGCCCGCAAATGGTGGACCGGCGAGCTCACCCGCATCGCGAACGCACAGGGGCGCGAGGCATCCGATCTGGTTACGCCCGCCGACGTGGCGGCGCTGCAGGGTCTCGTGGATGCGGGCGCGCTGACCGACAAGCTCGCGCGTCAGGTGCTCGAGGGCGTCGCAGCCGGCGAAGGCACGCCGCAGGAAGTCGTCGACGCGCGCGGCCTGGCCGTGGTGTCGGATGACGGTGCGCTGATCGCCGCGATCGATGAGGCCCTCGTGTCGCAGCCCGACGTGCTCGCGAAGATCCGCGACGGCAAGGTGCAGGCCGCCGGTGCCGTGATCGGCGCCGTCATGAAGGCGATGCGCGGACAGGCGGATGCCGCCCGCGTCCGTGAGCTCGTGCTGGAGCGCGCCGCCCAGCTGTGA
- the ligA gene encoding NAD-dependent DNA ligase LigA, producing the protein MPEDFQQARDEVLALRERIERYRVTYYSEGVSLVSDAEYDTDIHRLEALEQAFPALLTQDSPTQQVGAGIVSVGFPPHTHAERMLSLDNVFSTDEFREWAHKTQAAAGAPIRWLSELKIDGLAISLAYRNGVLETATTRGDGRTGEDITENVQWIPAIPRQLEGTGFPEFFEVRGEVFLRPEDFEALNERQHALQAAYLAEQVSRGRDPESVPTKFPEFANARNTAAGSLRQRADNKSPEQFELMRDRLSRLALYLHGIGAWARPPLRNQSEIYDLLSGWGLPVSPYSRVFDTVDEVVDYIADRGQHRHDVEHEIDGIVVKVDDLALHDELGATSRAPRWAIAYKYPPEEVYTKLLDIIVGVGRTGRATPYAVMEPVKVAGSTVRQATLHNQQVVKAKGVLLGDTVVLRKAGDVIPEILGAVVERRDGSEREWRMPEACPECGHTLRAMKEGDIDLRCPNARACPAQVRGRVEHIGSRGALDVEALGEVTAAALTQPAEPSTPPLVTEARLFELTVDELVPIQVVVRDAETGLPKEDDDGTVKLRAPFQKTRRDYPPGSEGMTAAERRAAGIRKDFVVVSPSEAATKLIAELERARTKELWRLLVSLNIRRVGPVAARALAEWFGSLELIRTASIEDLAAVEGVGPLIADSLLEWFTVDWHQEIVERWTAAGVQWETPGHPGPGAAVAAGGVLAGLTVVATGSLEGYSRDGAQQAIIDAGGKAASSVSKKTDFVAAGPGAGSKLEKAETLGVRIIDAAQFHILVTEGPAALDALVPDAG; encoded by the coding sequence TTGCCAGAGGACTTCCAGCAGGCTCGGGACGAAGTGCTCGCACTCCGCGAGCGGATCGAGCGCTATCGCGTCACGTACTACTCCGAGGGCGTCAGTCTCGTCAGCGATGCGGAGTACGACACCGACATCCACCGCCTCGAAGCGCTCGAGCAGGCGTTCCCCGCACTGCTGACCCAGGACAGCCCGACCCAGCAGGTCGGCGCCGGCATCGTATCGGTCGGATTCCCGCCGCACACGCATGCCGAGCGGATGCTGAGCCTCGACAACGTCTTCAGCACCGACGAATTCCGCGAGTGGGCGCACAAGACCCAGGCCGCCGCGGGCGCGCCGATCCGCTGGCTGAGCGAGCTCAAGATCGACGGTCTCGCGATCAGCCTGGCCTACCGCAACGGCGTGCTCGAGACCGCGACCACGCGCGGCGACGGCCGCACGGGCGAAGACATCACCGAGAACGTGCAGTGGATCCCGGCGATCCCCCGTCAACTCGAGGGCACCGGCTTCCCCGAGTTCTTCGAGGTCCGCGGCGAGGTGTTCCTCCGCCCCGAGGACTTCGAGGCGCTCAACGAGCGCCAGCACGCCCTGCAGGCGGCGTATCTCGCCGAGCAGGTCAGCCGTGGACGCGACCCGGAGTCGGTGCCGACGAAATTCCCGGAGTTCGCCAACGCGCGCAACACGGCCGCAGGCAGTCTCCGCCAACGGGCCGACAACAAGTCGCCCGAGCAGTTCGAGCTGATGCGAGACCGGCTGTCGCGGCTCGCGCTGTACCTGCACGGCATCGGCGCGTGGGCCCGGCCGCCGCTGCGCAATCAGTCCGAGATCTACGATCTCCTCTCCGGCTGGGGTCTTCCGGTCTCGCCGTACTCCCGCGTGTTCGACACGGTCGACGAGGTCGTCGACTACATCGCCGACCGTGGTCAGCACCGGCACGACGTCGAGCACGAGATCGACGGCATCGTCGTCAAGGTCGACGACCTCGCGCTGCACGACGAACTCGGGGCCACCAGCCGTGCCCCACGCTGGGCGATCGCCTACAAGTACCCGCCCGAAGAGGTCTACACGAAGCTGCTCGACATCATCGTCGGCGTCGGGCGCACTGGCCGGGCCACGCCGTACGCCGTGATGGAGCCGGTGAAGGTCGCCGGCAGCACCGTGCGTCAGGCGACTCTGCACAACCAGCAGGTGGTCAAGGCCAAGGGCGTGCTGCTCGGCGACACCGTGGTGCTGCGCAAGGCCGGTGACGTCATCCCCGAGATTCTCGGAGCGGTGGTCGAGCGCCGTGACGGCAGTGAACGCGAATGGCGGATGCCGGAGGCCTGCCCCGAGTGCGGGCACACGCTGCGCGCCATGAAAGAGGGCGACATCGACCTGCGCTGCCCCAACGCGCGGGCCTGCCCGGCGCAGGTGCGCGGGCGCGTCGAGCACATCGGGTCGCGCGGCGCGCTGGATGTGGAGGCCCTCGGTGAGGTCACCGCCGCGGCCCTCACCCAGCCGGCCGAGCCGAGCACGCCGCCGCTCGTCACCGAGGCGCGCCTGTTCGAGCTGACCGTCGATGAGCTCGTGCCGATCCAGGTCGTCGTGCGGGATGCCGAGACCGGTCTTCCCAAGGAGGACGACGACGGCACCGTGAAGCTGCGGGCGCCGTTCCAGAAGACTCGCAGGGACTACCCGCCGGGCAGCGAAGGCATGACCGCGGCCGAGCGCCGGGCCGCCGGCATCCGCAAGGACTTCGTCGTCGTGTCGCCGTCCGAGGCCGCCACCAAGCTGATCGCCGAGCTCGAGCGGGCACGCACGAAGGAGCTCTGGCGGCTGCTCGTCTCGCTCAACATCCGCCGCGTCGGCCCCGTGGCCGCCCGTGCGCTGGCCGAGTGGTTCGGGAGCCTCGAGCTCATCCGGACAGCGAGCATCGAAGATCTCGCGGCGGTCGAGGGCGTCGGACCGCTCATCGCGGACTCCCTGCTCGAGTGGTTCACCGTCGACTGGCACCAGGAGATCGTCGAGCGCTGGACCGCTGCGGGCGTGCAGTGGGAGACTCCCGGTCACCCGGGTCCCGGCGCGGCCGTGGCCGCCGGGGGTGTGCTCGCGGGGCTCACGGTCGTGGCGACCGGCTCGCTCGAGGGCTACTCGCGCGACGGGGCACAGCAGGCGATCATCGACGCCGGTGGCAAGGCGGCGTCGAGCGTGTCCAAGAAGACCGACTTCGTCGCTGCCGGACCCGGTGCCGGATCCAAGCTGGAGAAGGCCGAAACGCTGGGCGTGCGCATCATCGACGCCGCACAGTTCCACATCCTCGTCACCGAAGGCCCCGCCGCGCTGGACGCCCTCGTCCCCGACGCGGGATGA
- a CDS encoding YciI family protein, producing the protein MSQWLYKIVPTRPEMVAEATEHEIAVVSAHFQYLLALKERGVLILAGRTQEDVGTFGLTIFEAPDEASALVIMRDDPAVAGGVMAATLHPYAVAVARDGLAD; encoded by the coding sequence ATGAGTCAGTGGCTCTACAAGATCGTGCCGACCCGGCCGGAGATGGTCGCGGAGGCCACCGAGCATGAGATCGCGGTCGTGTCCGCGCACTTCCAATACCTGCTCGCGCTCAAGGAGCGCGGCGTCCTGATCCTCGCCGGGCGCACGCAGGAGGACGTCGGCACGTTCGGCCTCACGATCTTCGAGGCGCCGGACGAGGCATCCGCTCTCGTGATCATGCGCGATGATCCCGCCGTCGCCGGCGGAGTCATGGCGGCGACGCTGCATCCCTACGCCGTCGCGGTCGCCCGCGACGGGCTCGCCGACTGA
- a CDS encoding long-chain-fatty-acid--CoA ligase yields the protein MTTTYDPPRPWIASYAEGVPEDLAPVSGSLVDIVEASARDYPDAPALQFFGRETSYRDLQEAIERAAAGLKTLGVGPGDPVAIVLPNCPQHIVAFYAVLRLGAIVVEHNPLYTPRELRKQFEDHGAKTAIVWSKVVETVQNFPADLAMGNLISVDVTQAMPFGTRMALKLPIAKARESRDALHARVTGTIRWEQLLRAERIPATHPRPATDNLAIIQYTSGTTGTPKGAALTHRNLLANAAQAQAWVPSIVRGNGCVVYAVLPMFHAYGLTLCLTFAMSMGARLVLFPKFDPDMVLAVTKKHPATFLPLVPPIADRLLKAALEKGVSLAGTEVAISGAMALPHELVVPFEKASGGFLVEGYGLSECSPVLMANPVADNRVAGTVGLPLPGTECRVVDPDDLTKDVPQGERGELIVRGPQVFQGYYGKPEDTEAVFTNGWFRTGDIVTIDDAGFVRIVDRIKELIITGGFNVAPTEVEIALRQHPLVQDAAVVGLPSEHSGEEVVAAIVVEPGSDVDVEAVREFVRGILTPYKVPRRIFVVDELPKSLIGKVLRRQVRDSLIALNAGS from the coding sequence GTGACGACGACGTATGACCCGCCTCGCCCCTGGATCGCCAGCTACGCCGAAGGCGTCCCCGAAGACCTCGCACCCGTCAGCGGTTCGCTCGTCGACATCGTGGAGGCATCAGCTCGGGACTACCCCGATGCCCCGGCCCTGCAGTTCTTCGGCCGCGAGACGTCCTACCGCGACCTGCAGGAGGCCATCGAACGTGCGGCCGCCGGGCTGAAGACACTCGGCGTCGGCCCCGGCGACCCGGTCGCGATCGTGCTGCCGAACTGTCCGCAGCACATCGTGGCGTTCTACGCGGTGCTGCGGCTCGGCGCGATCGTCGTCGAGCACAACCCGCTGTACACACCGCGCGAGCTGCGCAAGCAGTTCGAGGACCACGGTGCGAAGACCGCCATCGTGTGGAGCAAGGTCGTCGAGACCGTGCAGAACTTCCCGGCCGACCTCGCCATGGGCAACCTCATCTCCGTCGACGTCACGCAGGCGATGCCGTTCGGCACCCGTATGGCGCTCAAGCTGCCGATCGCGAAGGCGCGCGAGTCGCGCGATGCCCTGCATGCCCGCGTCACCGGAACCATCCGCTGGGAGCAGCTGCTGCGCGCCGAGCGGATCCCGGCGACGCACCCCAGGCCCGCGACCGATAACCTCGCGATCATCCAGTACACGAGCGGCACCACCGGCACCCCGAAGGGCGCCGCGCTCACGCACCGCAACCTGCTGGCCAACGCCGCACAGGCGCAGGCCTGGGTGCCCTCGATCGTGCGGGGCAACGGATGCGTCGTCTACGCCGTGCTCCCGATGTTCCACGCGTACGGCCTGACCCTGTGCCTCACCTTCGCGATGTCGATGGGGGCACGGCTCGTGCTGTTCCCGAAGTTCGACCCCGACATGGTGCTCGCGGTCACGAAGAAGCACCCCGCGACCTTCCTCCCCCTCGTGCCGCCGATCGCCGACCGGCTGCTCAAGGCGGCCCTGGAGAAGGGCGTCTCGCTCGCGGGCACCGAGGTCGCGATCTCGGGTGCCATGGCGCTCCCGCACGAGCTCGTCGTGCCCTTCGAAAAGGCATCCGGAGGGTTCCTCGTCGAGGGCTACGGGCTGAGCGAGTGCTCGCCGGTCCTGATGGCCAACCCCGTCGCCGACAACCGCGTCGCCGGCACCGTCGGCCTCCCCCTTCCCGGCACGGAGTGCCGCGTCGTGGACCCCGACGATCTGACCAAGGACGTGCCGCAGGGCGAGCGCGGCGAGCTCATCGTGCGCGGCCCGCAGGTCTTCCAGGGCTACTACGGCAAGCCCGAAGACACCGAGGCCGTATTCACGAACGGCTGGTTCCGCACCGGCGACATCGTCACGATCGACGACGCCGGCTTCGTGCGGATCGTCGACCGCATCAAGGAGCTCATCATCACCGGCGGCTTCAACGTCGCACCGACCGAGGTCGAGATCGCACTGCGCCAGCACCCGCTGGTGCAGGACGCGGCCGTCGTCGGCCTGCCCAGCGAGCACTCAGGCGAGGAAGTCGTCGCCGCGATCGTCGTCGAGCCGGGTTCGGACGTCGATGTGGAGGCGGTCCGCGAGTTCGTGCGCGGCATCCTGACCCCGTACAAGGTGCCGCGTCGCATCTTCGTCGTCGACGAGCTGCCCAAGTCGCTCATCGGCAAAGTGCTGCGTCGTCAGGTGCGCGATTCGCTGATCGCGCTGAACGCCGGTTCCTGA
- the gatA gene encoding Asp-tRNA(Asn)/Glu-tRNA(Gln) amidotransferase subunit GatA — MSDITRLSAAALAEKLAAREISSVEATQAHLDRIAAVDGDIHAFLHVNAHALDAAADVDRRRAAGEDLGPVAGVPLAVKDVLVTTDMPSTSGSRILEGYMSPFDATVVARSRAAGLIPLGKTNMDEFAMGSSTEHSAYGPTHNPWDLDRIPGGSGGGSAAAVAAFEAPLALGSDTGGSIRQPAHVTGTVGIKPTYGGVSRYGAIALASSLDQVGPVTRSVLDAGLLHDVIGGHDPRDSTSLTDAWPSFADAAREGARGDVLKGLKVGVITELPDSGFQKGVSASFRAALATMEAQGAEIVEISAPHFEYGVAAYYLILPAEASSNLAKFDSVRFGMRADVRGTVEDVMAATRDAGFGDEVKRRIILGTYALSAGYYDAYYGSAQKVRTLIQRDFDQAFAQVDVIATPSAPTTAFKLGEKIDDPLQMYLNDVTTIPANLAGVPGISIPSGLAEEDGLPVGIQFLAPAREDARLYRVGAALEALLVDQWGGPLLDRAPLLGGKA, encoded by the coding sequence GTGTCCGACATCACCCGACTCAGCGCCGCCGCGCTGGCCGAGAAGCTCGCCGCGCGCGAGATCTCCAGCGTCGAGGCGACGCAGGCCCACCTGGACCGCATCGCTGCCGTCGACGGCGACATCCACGCCTTCCTGCACGTCAACGCGCACGCGCTGGATGCCGCGGCCGACGTCGACCGTCGCCGCGCTGCCGGCGAGGACCTCGGCCCCGTCGCCGGTGTGCCGCTGGCCGTCAAGGACGTGCTCGTCACGACCGACATGCCCTCCACGAGCGGTTCCCGCATCCTCGAGGGCTACATGTCCCCGTTCGATGCGACGGTGGTGGCGCGCTCCCGTGCCGCGGGCCTGATCCCGCTCGGCAAGACCAACATGGACGAGTTCGCGATGGGCTCCTCCACCGAGCACTCCGCGTACGGCCCGACCCACAACCCGTGGGACCTGGACCGCATCCCCGGAGGCTCCGGCGGTGGCTCCGCCGCTGCCGTCGCCGCCTTCGAAGCGCCGCTGGCCCTCGGCTCCGACACCGGTGGATCGATCCGTCAGCCCGCACACGTCACCGGCACGGTCGGCATCAAGCCGACGTACGGCGGCGTCAGCCGCTACGGCGCGATCGCGCTGGCCTCCAGCCTCGACCAGGTCGGCCCGGTCACCCGGTCGGTCCTGGACGCAGGGCTGCTGCACGACGTCATCGGCGGGCACGACCCGCGCGATTCCACGTCGCTCACCGACGCCTGGCCCTCGTTCGCCGATGCCGCCCGCGAGGGCGCCCGTGGCGACGTGCTGAAGGGGCTCAAGGTCGGTGTCATCACCGAGCTGCCCGACAGCGGCTTCCAGAAGGGTGTCTCGGCATCCTTCCGCGCCGCTCTGGCGACGATGGAGGCGCAGGGCGCCGAGATCGTCGAGATCAGCGCCCCGCACTTCGAGTACGGCGTCGCCGCGTACTACCTGATCCTCCCGGCCGAGGCATCCAGCAACCTGGCGAAGTTCGACTCGGTGCGCTTCGGTATGCGGGCCGACGTCCGCGGCACCGTCGAGGACGTCATGGCCGCCACGCGCGACGCCGGCTTCGGCGACGAGGTCAAGCGCCGCATCATCCTCGGCACCTACGCACTGTCGGCGGGCTACTACGACGCCTACTATGGGTCGGCCCAGAAGGTGCGCACGCTCATCCAGCGCGACTTCGACCAGGCGTTCGCACAGGTCGACGTCATCGCGACCCCGTCGGCTCCGACCACCGCGTTCAAGCTCGGCGAGAAGATCGACGACCCGTTGCAGATGTACCTGAACGACGTCACGACGATCCCGGCGAACCTGGCCGGTGTTCCGGGCATCTCGATCCCGTCGGGCCTGGCGGAGGAGGACGGACTGCCGGTCGGCATCCAGTTCCTCGCCCCTGCCCGCGAGGACGCGCGCCTGTATCGCGTCGGCGCCGCGCTCGAGGCGCTGCTGGTGGATCAGTGGGGCGGACCGCTCCTGGACCGAGCACCCCTGCTCGGAGGGAAGGCCTGA
- the gatC gene encoding Asp-tRNA(Asn)/Glu-tRNA(Gln) amidotransferase subunit GatC: MSEITPDLVRHLGVLARIQLSDGEVERLTGQLDAIVDNIAKVSEVATPDIVATSHPIPLQNVYRPDVVGETLTQAQALQNAPDASDGRFRVTAILGEEQ; the protein is encoded by the coding sequence GTGTCTGAAATCACCCCTGATCTCGTGCGCCATCTCGGTGTGCTCGCCCGGATCCAGCTCAGCGACGGGGAGGTCGAGCGCCTGACCGGGCAGCTCGACGCCATCGTCGACAACATCGCCAAGGTGTCCGAGGTGGCAACGCCCGACATCGTCGCGACGAGCCACCCGATCCCGCTGCAGAACGTCTACCGTCCCGATGTGGTGGGCGAGACGCTCACCCAGGCCCAGGCGCTGCAGAACGCGCCCGACGCCTCCGACGGCCGATTCCGCGTCACCGCGATCCTGGGGGAGGAGCAGTAG
- the mnmA gene encoding tRNA 2-thiouridine(34) synthase MnmA, with amino-acid sequence MRILAAMSGGVDSAVAAARAVDEGHDVVGVHLALSRAGGTLRTGSRGCCTIEDAMDARRAADLLGIPFYVWDFSERFRDDVIDDFIAEYQAGRTPNPCMRCNEKIKFAALLERALELGFDAVCTGHYATLVDGPEGRELHRASDEAKDQSYVLGVLNEQQLAHTYFPLGSTPSKAIVRAEAAERGLTVAQKPDSHDICFIPDGDTRGWLAEKVGTATGEIVDRSGAVVGSHEGAHGYTVGQRRGLHLGVPAPDGKPRFVLEIRPVTNTVIVGPKEALAIGEISGARHTWAGRAPESSEYACHVQIRAHADPVPAMARMDEASGFLVVTPETPLDGVAPGQTAVLYDGTRVLGQFTIDRTVSAVPVDA; translated from the coding sequence ATGCGAATTCTGGCGGCCATGAGCGGGGGAGTGGACTCCGCCGTCGCGGCCGCGCGCGCCGTCGACGAAGGCCATGACGTGGTCGGCGTGCACCTGGCTCTCTCGCGCGCCGGTGGCACTCTGCGCACCGGCAGCCGCGGCTGCTGCACGATCGAGGACGCGATGGACGCCCGTCGCGCCGCCGATCTCCTCGGCATCCCGTTCTACGTGTGGGACTTCTCCGAGCGATTCCGCGACGACGTGATCGACGACTTCATCGCCGAGTACCAGGCCGGCCGCACCCCCAACCCGTGCATGCGGTGCAACGAGAAGATCAAGTTCGCCGCGCTCCTGGAGCGCGCGCTCGAGCTCGGCTTCGACGCCGTCTGCACCGGCCACTACGCGACGCTGGTCGACGGCCCCGAAGGGCGTGAACTGCACCGCGCGTCCGACGAGGCGAAGGACCAGTCCTACGTGCTGGGCGTCCTGAACGAGCAGCAGCTTGCGCACACCTACTTCCCGCTCGGATCGACGCCGTCCAAGGCGATCGTGCGCGCCGAAGCCGCCGAGCGCGGCCTGACGGTGGCACAGAAGCCCGACAGCCACGACATCTGCTTCATCCCCGACGGCGACACGCGCGGCTGGCTCGCCGAGAAGGTCGGCACGGCCACCGGCGAGATCGTCGACCGATCCGGCGCCGTCGTCGGCTCGCACGAAGGCGCGCACGGGTACACCGTCGGCCAGCGCCGCGGACTGCACCTCGGTGTACCCGCCCCCGACGGCAAGCCCCGGTTCGTCCTGGAGATCCGCCCGGTCACCAACACCGTGATCGTCGGCCCCAAGGAGGCCCTGGCCATCGGCGAGATCTCCGGCGCGCGCCACACCTGGGCCGGCCGCGCCCCCGAGTCCTCCGAGTACGCCTGCCACGTGCAGATCCGTGCCCACGCCGACCCGGTGCCGGCGATGGCGCGCATGGACGAGGCATCCGGATTCCTCGTCGTGACGCCTGAGACGCCGCTCGACGGCGTCGCCCCCGGCCAGACCGCCGTGCTCTACGACGGCACACGGGTGCTCGGCCAGTTCACGATCGACCGGACGGTCTCCGCGGTTCCCGTCGACGCCTGA
- a CDS encoding cysteine desulfurase family protein: MRAYLDHAATTPLRPEAREAWLTAADLVGNPASIHGGGQDARRLLEESRERLAAVVDCDPIEIVFTSGGTESINLAVKGLWWADAARHASELRRIVVPTAEHHATIDTVEWLAAAEGAELTWVPVDEVGRIRPDAWSEAVAGAALATFLAANNEVGTLQSVEALVESAALAEVPVHLDATSAFGHVPMGFRAVRAATRSRRAGLVAMSLSAHKIGGPAGVGALVVSRDATLQALQHGGGQQRGLRSGTQDVAGAAAFAVAAELAEAERETETVRLAALRDRLVRGIRDLVPGAELLGDPVDRLPGNAHILFPAAEGDALLFLMDRAGVAVSTGSACQAGVPEPSHVVRAMGRGDAAANRVLRLTLGRTSDDGEVDAFLAALPEAYARASASGPRSGART, translated from the coding sequence ATGCGCGCCTACCTCGATCATGCGGCCACCACCCCGCTGCGCCCCGAGGCGCGGGAGGCATGGCTGACCGCGGCGGATCTCGTCGGCAACCCCGCGTCGATCCACGGGGGCGGGCAGGACGCCCGGCGCCTGCTCGAAGAATCGCGGGAGCGGTTGGCGGCGGTGGTCGACTGCGACCCCATCGAGATCGTCTTCACATCCGGCGGCACCGAATCCATCAACCTCGCCGTGAAGGGGCTCTGGTGGGCGGATGCCGCGCGCCACGCTTCCGAGCTGCGCCGCATCGTCGTGCCCACGGCCGAGCATCACGCCACGATCGACACGGTCGAGTGGCTCGCGGCGGCGGAGGGCGCCGAGCTCACCTGGGTGCCCGTCGACGAGGTCGGCCGCATCCGCCCCGACGCCTGGTCCGAAGCCGTCGCCGGCGCCGCACTCGCCACGTTCCTGGCGGCGAACAACGAGGTCGGCACGCTCCAGTCCGTCGAAGCCCTCGTCGAGAGTGCGGCGCTCGCCGAGGTGCCGGTGCACCTGGACGCCACCAGCGCCTTCGGTCACGTGCCGATGGGGTTCCGCGCCGTGCGCGCAGCGACCCGGTCGCGCCGTGCCGGACTCGTCGCGATGAGCCTGTCCGCACACAAGATCGGCGGACCGGCCGGCGTCGGTGCGCTCGTGGTGTCCCGCGACGCGACGCTGCAGGCGCTGCAGCACGGCGGCGGGCAGCAGCGCGGGCTGCGCTCGGGCACGCAGGACGTCGCCGGAGCCGCCGCCTTCGCGGTGGCCGCGGAACTCGCCGAGGCCGAGCGCGAGACCGAGACAGTGCGACTGGCCGCGCTGCGCGACCGGCTGGTCCGCGGCATACGTGACCTGGTCCCCGGGGCCGAACTGCTCGGCGATCCCGTCGACCGGCTGCCCGGCAACGCCCACATCCTGTTCCCGGCCGCCGAGGGCGACGCGCTGCTGTTCCTGATGGATCGTGCCGGTGTGGCCGTCTCGACCGGATCGGCGTGTCAGGCCGGCGTGCCCGAGCCCTCGCACGTGGTGCGGGCGATGGGACGGGGTGATGCCGCGGCGAACCGGGTGCTGCGACTCACGCTCGGTCGTACCTCGGACGACGGCGAGGTCGACGCGTTCCTCGCGGCGCTGCCCGAGGCCTATGCACGGGCGAGCGCATCCGGGCCCCGTTCAGGCGCGCGAACGTAG